From the Candidatus Nanopelagicales bacterium genome, one window contains:
- a CDS encoding MoxR family ATPase, whose protein sequence is MSATHNPAPLVMASAVAAFANISDTQARLAEVGYVSDPHIAGVVSLAAQLGKPLLAEGPAGTGKTELAKAIARSLNARLIRLQCYEGLDESRALYEWDYRKQLLRIQAARQEAAGDWNAIEEDIFGEEYLLHRPLLEAIQAEDDVVLLIDEVDRLDIETEALLLEILSDFQVSIPELGTVHAKQLPLVVLTSNNSRDLSEALKRRCLFMHVGYPTVEREREIILAAVPGITENLAAQVARIVRTLRDLNLKKSPSVSETLDWARALVLQGKTEVTTDVVLEHLSVLLKHQTDIEKATEELTNS, encoded by the coding sequence ATGTCCGCCACGCACAACCCAGCACCCTTGGTGATGGCCTCAGCCGTAGCCGCGTTCGCCAATATCAGCGACACTCAAGCCCGGCTTGCGGAAGTCGGGTACGTCTCCGATCCCCATATTGCTGGCGTGGTCTCTCTGGCTGCCCAACTTGGCAAGCCGCTGCTGGCTGAAGGTCCAGCCGGTACCGGTAAGACTGAACTGGCCAAGGCGATTGCCCGCTCCCTGAATGCCCGCCTGATCCGCCTGCAGTGCTACGAAGGTCTCGACGAGTCTCGTGCGCTGTACGAATGGGATTACCGCAAGCAACTCCTTCGCATCCAAGCTGCGCGCCAAGAGGCAGCAGGCGACTGGAATGCCATCGAAGAAGACATTTTCGGCGAGGAATACCTTCTACATCGCCCACTTCTCGAAGCTATCCAAGCTGAAGACGATGTGGTGTTGTTGATTGACGAAGTCGACCGTCTCGATATTGAAACGGAAGCATTGCTGTTGGAAATTCTTTCTGACTTCCAGGTTTCCATTCCAGAACTTGGCACCGTTCACGCGAAGCAACTTCCACTTGTGGTGCTGACTTCCAATAACAGTCGAGATCTTTCTGAAGCATTGAAGCGCCGTTGCTTGTTCATGCATGTGGGTTACCCAACTGTTGAACGTGAACGCGAAATCATTCTTGCTGCGGTTCCAGGAATCACCGAGAACTTGGCTGCGCAGGTTGCGCGTATTGTGCGCACCCTTCGCGATCTCAACCTAAAGAAGAGCCCATCGGTCTCCGAAACCCTTGACTGGGCAAGGGCTTTGGTGCTTCAAGGAAAAACTGAAGTCACTACCGATGTTGTGCTTGAACATCTATCAGTGCTGCTCAAGCATCAAACAGATATCGAAAAGGCAACTGAGGAACTCACCAATTCATGA
- a CDS encoding VWA domain-containing protein codes for MLSTVEGLVRELRTIGIPVSTTEHIDAARALKVIDIGDRSQVKAALAATLVKRIEHLPAFNTVFDLFFSGLAQLEGTLEETGEEGSPNSIAAMLNALEDDELREMLINATEYNDELMMNALVEAFVNRKANIQKGAQVAGNLYVFRVLRSLDLPDVREQLIERQEIDPESPGADLQQRIAESDADHKVELLQQKVEAAVRMQLVADRGAGAVARSLRSKLPEDIDFLTGSTAEIEALQWTLAPLPVQLAQKLAAKRSHGRHGAIDFRGTVRHSMSTGGVPVDIAYKKPHPPKPELIVLADISGSVSSFATFTLQLTFAIRSQFRSVRSFVFIDGIDEVTDIMQSADNIAEAAARIDDEKKGFSLDGRSDYGSAFRSFVKRWGMQINSRSIVLILGDGRSNYRQPSEDMVEFMAKRAHRVFWLNPEREVSWGEGDSVIPKYAKHCSKVFECRNVRQLKEFIDELD; via the coding sequence ATGCTTTCAACAGTTGAGGGGTTAGTTCGCGAACTTCGCACCATCGGCATTCCGGTTTCTACTACGGAACATATTGATGCCGCGCGTGCACTGAAGGTCATCGATATCGGTGATCGATCACAGGTCAAAGCAGCGCTCGCTGCAACCTTGGTGAAACGCATCGAGCATCTGCCGGCGTTCAATACGGTATTTGATCTTTTCTTCTCAGGCCTTGCTCAGCTTGAAGGAACCCTTGAAGAAACGGGTGAAGAGGGCAGCCCTAACAGCATCGCAGCAATGTTGAACGCTCTTGAAGATGATGAACTGCGCGAAATGCTCATCAATGCCACGGAATATAACGATGAACTGATGATGAATGCTCTCGTTGAGGCATTCGTGAATCGCAAAGCGAATATTCAAAAGGGCGCACAAGTTGCCGGAAACTTGTACGTGTTCCGTGTTCTTCGCTCCCTTGATCTGCCTGATGTGCGTGAACAACTCATTGAACGCCAAGAAATCGATCCAGAATCACCAGGTGCTGACCTGCAACAACGCATTGCCGAAAGCGATGCCGACCACAAGGTTGAGTTGCTTCAACAAAAGGTCGAAGCTGCTGTTCGTATGCAACTTGTAGCCGATCGTGGTGCCGGTGCCGTTGCGCGATCGCTGCGATCAAAGTTGCCTGAAGATATTGATTTCCTCACCGGATCAACTGCTGAAATCGAGGCACTGCAATGGACTTTGGCTCCACTTCCAGTGCAGCTTGCCCAAAAACTTGCTGCAAAGCGCTCGCACGGTCGCCACGGCGCCATTGACTTTCGCGGAACAGTGCGTCACTCCATGTCGACCGGCGGCGTTCCTGTCGATATCGCATATAAGAAACCACATCCACCAAAGCCTGAACTCATTGTGCTTGCGGATATCTCGGGTTCTGTTTCATCCTTTGCGACTTTCACTTTGCAATTGACCTTCGCGATTCGCTCGCAATTTCGCAGTGTGCGCAGCTTCGTATTCATTGACGGCATTGATGAAGTCACTGACATCATGCAAAGCGCCGACAACATCGCCGAGGCTGCCGCGCGCATTGATGATGAAAAGAAAGGCTTCTCCCTTGATGGTCGCTCTGATTATGGATCGGCTTTCCGTTCGTTTGTGAAGCGCTGGGGCATGCAGATCAATAGCCGCAGCATCGTGCTGATTCTTGGTGATGGGCGTTCCAACTACCGCCAGCCTTCTGAAGACATGGTGGAGTTCATGGCCAAGCGAGCTCACCGAGTGTTCTGGCTCAACCCTGAACGCGAAGTCAGTTGGGGCGAAGGTGACTCCGTCATCCCGAAATATGCGAAGCACTGCAGCAAGGTTTTTGAATGCCGAAATGTCCGTCAACTCAAGGAATTCATTGACGAACTCGACTAA
- a CDS encoding acyl-CoA dehydrogenase family protein: protein MSDQMESVEDFRIRARAWLADNMPKLDPNKEYNTNRVADREWVEHRELQKKLFAGGFAGLCFPKEYGGQGLTLAHQQAFTEESLPYEMPLRLNVPSLSICSGMLLDMGSEEQKQKYLRGAISGEIILCQFLSEPSGGSDLAGLLTRAQRDGDTYVINGQKCWSTYAYAADYATCLVRTDWDAPKHRGLSMIIVPVHDDATHLQRVRMVDGSDEFCEEYFTDLVVPAANLVGTENDGWTVGQRQLFYERQAVGGGSPYTSGRGPSRGSSAGLTLENLAREVGKDKDEATRELVGWQNALDTVNHQLIKRITVGMTSGEYPAMASSMMRLAHAEIPQSKMDAMLEIAGDEAVTSTVEGDGYLRSVGVQYLMRQGASLGGGSAEMSKNMISERVLMMPREMAADRDVPFREIRRGR, encoded by the coding sequence ATGTCAGACCAGATGGAATCGGTAGAAGATTTCCGCATTCGCGCTCGCGCGTGGCTTGCGGACAACATGCCAAAGCTTGATCCAAATAAGGAGTACAACACCAACCGGGTCGCTGACCGCGAGTGGGTTGAGCACCGTGAACTGCAAAAGAAGCTCTTTGCAGGTGGATTCGCTGGCCTGTGCTTCCCGAAGGAATACGGCGGCCAGGGTCTGACCCTTGCTCACCAGCAGGCATTCACCGAGGAGTCACTTCCTTATGAAATGCCGCTGCGCCTCAACGTGCCTTCCCTTTCCATCTGCTCGGGCATGTTGCTCGATATGGGCAGCGAAGAGCAGAAGCAAAAGTACCTCCGCGGCGCGATTTCCGGCGAAATCATCCTGTGCCAGTTCCTCTCAGAGCCAAGCGGTGGTTCAGACCTTGCTGGCCTGTTGACCCGAGCTCAGCGCGATGGCGACACCTACGTGATCAACGGCCAGAAGTGCTGGAGCACCTACGCCTACGCCGCCGACTACGCGACCTGCCTGGTGCGCACCGACTGGGACGCGCCAAAGCACCGCGGTCTTTCCATGATCATCGTGCCGGTTCATGACGATGCCACCCACCTCCAGCGCGTGCGCATGGTTGACGGCTCAGATGAGTTCTGTGAGGAGTACTTCACTGACCTCGTTGTTCCAGCTGCAAACCTTGTCGGCACCGAAAATGACGGCTGGACAGTTGGCCAGCGCCAGTTGTTCTACGAACGCCAAGCAGTGGGTGGCGGTTCGCCGTACACCAGCGGTCGCGGTCCATCACGCGGTAGCTCAGCCGGTTTGACCTTGGAAAACCTTGCTCGCGAGGTTGGCAAGGACAAGGACGAAGCAACTCGTGAACTCGTGGGCTGGCAGAACGCTCTTGACACCGTTAATCACCAGCTCATCAAGCGCATCACAGTGGGTATGACATCAGGTGAGTACCCAGCAATGGCGAGCTCGATGATGCGTCTTGCTCACGCGGAGATTCCGCAGAGCAAGATGGACGCGATGCTGGAAATCGCAGGAGACGAAGCAGTGACATCAACTGTTGAGGGTGACGGTTACCTTCGCTCAGTTGGCGTTCAGTACTTGATGCGTCAGGGTGCAAGCCTTGGTGGTGGTTCTGCTGAGATGAGCAAGAACATGATTTCTGAGCGCGTTTTGATGATGCCTCGTGAAATGGCTGCTGATCGTGATGTTCCTTTCCGGGAAATCCGCCGCGGACGCTAA
- a CDS encoding alpha/beta fold hydrolase, whose amino-acid sequence MSVPVVLVHGLGSSFAHNWGVSGWDDILQSEGYEVVGYELPGHGAASEAPGGESEAVQRLLALVSTREPVDAIGFSAGARLVLRAALAKPSAFRKIVLLGIGDGMWTHTPTADDLVLADLVVQLLETAGNDRGSVERYIKGFSEMPALSELSKVTVPALVVIGDRDMVGPADAMTAALPDAKLVVLKGVDHYATTSNFKCQDEVLRFLSE is encoded by the coding sequence ATGTCCGTTCCCGTAGTGCTTGTTCATGGTCTTGGTTCGTCCTTCGCTCACAACTGGGGTGTCAGCGGATGGGATGACATCTTGCAGTCCGAAGGCTATGAGGTCGTGGGCTATGAATTGCCCGGACATGGTGCTGCCTCCGAAGCTCCCGGCGGAGAAAGTGAAGCCGTTCAGCGACTTTTGGCTTTGGTGAGCACCCGTGAACCCGTTGATGCCATTGGCTTTAGCGCAGGTGCACGCCTGGTGCTTCGTGCGGCGTTGGCTAAGCCCAGTGCATTTCGCAAAATTGTGCTGCTTGGTATTGGAGATGGCATGTGGACGCACACACCTACCGCCGACGACCTTGTGCTCGCTGATCTCGTTGTTCAACTCTTGGAAACGGCTGGCAACGATCGGGGCTCCGTTGAGCGCTATATCAAGGGCTTCAGCGAAATGCCGGCCCTGAGCGAACTGAGCAAAGTCACCGTTCCTGCTCTTGTGGTGATCGGTGATCGCGACATGGTTGGTCCGGCTGATGCGATGACTGCTGCATTGCCGGACGCAAAACTTGTCGTGCTCAAGGGTGTGGACCATTACGCCACCACATCGAACTTCAAGTGCCAAGACGAAGTGCTCCGATTCCTGTCGGAGTGA
- a CDS encoding MaoC family dehydratase N-terminal domain-containing protein, translating into MSNISEAMKAAVGTVTGRTVSYPVSESDIRKWALAVYYPGQPPAEFIDPAAAAKTIHGGIVAPEEFNPFAWIVASHEKFIKNAGKVENNNPDNTEIALGIEGPGLKFQMNGGMVCEYGVRIRPGDVITSESSIGEYSEREGRLGLMLFSRGISTWTNQNGELVKRTTGTLIRY; encoded by the coding sequence ATGAGCAACATCTCAGAAGCCATGAAGGCTGCTGTAGGTACCGTCACCGGACGTACCGTGAGTTACCCAGTGAGCGAATCAGATATTCGCAAGTGGGCACTCGCTGTGTACTACCCAGGTCAACCACCAGCAGAGTTCATTGATCCAGCAGCAGCGGCGAAGACCATCCACGGTGGCATCGTTGCTCCAGAAGAGTTCAACCCCTTCGCTTGGATCGTCGCGAGCCATGAAAAGTTCATTAAGAACGCTGGCAAGGTTGAAAACAACAACCCAGATAACACTGAAATCGCTCTCGGCATTGAAGGCCCCGGCCTGAAGTTCCAGATGAACGGCGGCATGGTGTGTGAGTACGGCGTGCGTATCCGCCCCGGTGATGTCATCACGAGCGAAAGCTCAATCGGCGAATATTCAGAGCGCGAAGGCCGCCTGGGCCTCATGCTCTTTAGTCGCGGAATTTCAACATGGACAAACCAAAACGGTGAACTGGTCAAGCGGACCACCGGCACCTTGATTCGGTACTAG
- a CDS encoding MaoC family dehydratase N-terminal domain-containing protein translates to MPETYLVPEVLAAAGREVSTATSYPVSASDIRKWALAVYYPEQPPQYFIDAEYAPEDFDPFAWGPQSHESFLPDDDSGIWHRHGINQQALGFPEWEFIVSMNAGMKVEYGVRMHVGDVITDVKSCGQYTERQGRNGLMLISQSISTWTNQRGELVKRTTNSGISY, encoded by the coding sequence ATGCCTGAGACCTACCTCGTTCCTGAGGTACTCGCAGCAGCTGGGCGCGAAGTGTCCACTGCTACGAGTTACCCAGTCAGTGCATCTGACATTCGCAAGTGGGCGTTAGCTGTCTATTACCCAGAACAGCCACCGCAGTACTTCATCGATGCCGAGTACGCGCCAGAGGATTTCGATCCTTTTGCGTGGGGTCCGCAATCACACGAGTCATTTCTTCCAGATGATGATTCAGGTATTTGGCATCGCCACGGCATCAACCAACAAGCCTTGGGTTTCCCGGAGTGGGAATTCATTGTCAGTATGAACGCTGGGATGAAGGTTGAGTACGGCGTGCGGATGCACGTAGGTGATGTGATTACTGATGTGAAGTCCTGTGGTCAATACACCGAGCGTCAAGGTCGCAACGGCTTAATGTTGATCTCACAAAGCATCAGCACGTGGACTAACCAGCGCGGCGAATTGGTGAAGCGCACGACCAATAGTGGGATTAGTTACTAG
- a CDS encoding MaoC/PaaZ C-terminal domain-containing protein, with translation MNVNVGDVVPAFVRQTEFANWNRYAAVNDEFVPIHMDDEAGAAAGNGGAFGMGNLQWAYLHNMLRDWMGPNGTILSMEVQFRSINHKNQIVSAKGVVTAVDGDVVTLDVWTEQQEGTKLAPGTATVRIPA, from the coding sequence ATGAACGTTAACGTCGGTGACGTAGTCCCAGCATTTGTTCGCCAAACCGAGTTCGCGAACTGGAACCGCTATGCGGCAGTGAACGATGAATTTGTTCCTATCCATATGGATGACGAAGCAGGTGCTGCAGCTGGTAACGGTGGTGCATTCGGCATGGGTAACCTTCAGTGGGCATACCTGCACAACATGCTTCGCGACTGGATGGGCCCAAACGGCACGATCCTGAGCATGGAAGTTCAGTTCCGCAGCATCAACCACAAGAACCAGATCGTGTCGGCAAAGGGTGTCGTTACCGCTGTTGATGGCGATGTGGTGACTCTGGATGTGTGGACCGAGCAGCAAGAAGGCACAAAGTTGGCGCCGGGCACTGCAACTGTTCGCATTCCTGCGTAG
- a CDS encoding VOC family protein, which produces MRRQYKTTGDYGIGNMIHIVHMTDDVNKLNDFYRRVLGGYLYMGIDELNYLPPEDRWASLLMVGDVCIETMAPNFPVNVEKPVGKFYSKFGEHLHSVGYKVDDLAGLADRLLEKGVYIGAPGGGKIEKLDPETVYFYPSPRDTAGLMVELCKTDMRNDPKDQDTYTELMRLYEQHPMTIERFNYVTLGVKDLDSAVKTYVDIMQAIPLEEGIDEDLQCKYYTMQLGDCLLQLAQPLEMDSDLGRHVEKWGNCIYSLRWKVKDLDSAEAWLNKQGVRTTRLRENLIYCNVDDTMGAPMFFTDEDIPGDPFAS; this is translated from the coding sequence ATGCGTCGGCAGTACAAGACCACCGGTGACTATGGCATCGGCAATATGATCCATATCGTTCATATGACCGATGACGTCAACAAGCTCAACGACTTTTACCGTCGCGTGCTGGGTGGCTATTTGTACATGGGTATTGATGAACTCAATTACCTTCCACCTGAAGATCGTTGGGCTTCGCTACTCATGGTTGGCGATGTATGTATTGAAACAATGGCGCCAAACTTCCCAGTCAATGTTGAAAAGCCAGTTGGCAAGTTCTACTCAAAGTTCGGTGAGCACCTGCACTCAGTTGGCTACAAGGTTGATGACCTCGCCGGTTTAGCCGATCGCTTACTCGAAAAGGGTGTGTACATCGGTGCGCCAGGCGGCGGAAAAATCGAAAAGCTTGATCCAGAAACCGTGTACTTCTATCCAAGCCCACGCGACACCGCTGGTCTCATGGTGGAACTATGCAAGACCGATATGCGCAATGACCCAAAGGATCAAGACACTTACACCGAGTTGATGCGTTTATACGAACAGCATCCAATGACTATCGAACGTTTCAATTACGTCACGCTCGGTGTGAAAGATCTTGATTCGGCGGTGAAGACTTACGTTGACATCATGCAGGCAATCCCACTCGAAGAAGGCATTGATGAGGACTTGCAGTGCAAGTACTACACGATGCAACTCGGAGACTGCTTACTTCAGCTGGCTCAACCACTCGAAATGGATTCGGATCTTGGCCGCCACGTGGAAAAATGGGGCAACTGCATCTACTCACTTCGCTGGAAGGTCAAGGATCTAGATTCAGCAGAAGCATGGTTGAACAAGCAGGGTGTGCGCACTACTCGTTTACGCGAAAACCTCATCTACTGCAACGTTGATGACACAATGGGCGCACCAATGTTCTTTACAGACGAAGATATTCCGGGTGATCCTTTTGCTAGCTAA